The following are from one region of the Lynx canadensis isolate LIC74 chromosome D4, mLynCan4.pri.v2, whole genome shotgun sequence genome:
- the LOC115499912 gene encoding proline-rich proteoglycan 2-like, which produces MALPGPRSFRGTSATLSSPPWELPVQLPAPPGTHHGVCCEGPPWERCVLWLHHGPPRTDHPDGPPQIGHPGRATPGPPRQATPDSPPQTGHPLGFPDRTPWTGHHPGLPDRPPQTGHPDGPPPGLPTGHPGQPTPDRPPPGPPGQATPDSPPQTGHPLGFPDRTPQTGHPGWATPWASWTGHPGQPTPDGPPPGLPGQDTPDRPPRTGHPLASQTGHPDSPPQTGHPLGFPDRPPRTGHHPGLLDGPPQTCHPR; this is translated from the exons ATGGCCCTCCCTGGCCCTCGGTCCTTCCGGGGCACGTCAGCCACCCTGTCGTCTCCTCCCTGGGAGCTACCAGTGCAGCTCCCGGCCCCACCCGGCACG CACCACGGCGTCTGCTGTGAGGGGCCGCCCTGGGAGCGCTGTGTGCTGTGGCTGCACCACGGGCCTCCCCGGACGGACCACCCGGACGGGCCACCCCAGATAGGCCACCCCGGACGGGCCACCCCTGGGCCTCCCAGACAGGCCACCCCGGACAGCCCACCCCAGACGGGCCACCCCCTGGGCTTCCCGGATAGGACACCCTGGACGGGCCACCACCCAGGCCTCCCGGACAGGCCACCCCAGACGGGCCACCCAGATGGGCCACCCCCTGGGCTTCCCACAGGCCACCCCGGACAGCCCACCCCAGACAGGCCACCCCCTGGGCCTCCCGGACAGGCCACCCCGGACAGCCCACCCCAGACGGGCCACCCCCTGGGCTTCCCGGACAGGACACCCCAGACAGGCCACCCCGGATGGGCCACCCCCTGGGCCTCCTGGACAGGCCACCCCGGACAGCCCACCCCAGACGGGCCACCCCCTGGGCTTCCCGGACAGGACACCCCAGACAGGCCACCCCGGACGGGCCACCCCCTGGCCTCCCAGACAGGCCACCCCGACAGCCCACCCCAGACGGGCCACCCCCTGGGCTTCCCGGATAGGCCACCCCGGACGGGCCACCACCCAGGCCTCCTGGACGGGCCACCCCAGACATGCCACCCCAGATGA